From the Candidatus Peregrinibacteria bacterium genome, one window contains:
- a CDS encoding type II/IV secretion system protein, with the protein MADPQPPSGAQASITHQVMSSSDSKATVISGAISDINQEFKEKEVQMKARELGISYIDVSLVPINPDLLDIIPEGESQKAKIIPFFRVGQKLRVALVDPENFETKRVLNELKEKNYVVNMNLCSGEGLKKVQDVYATKREKKKEVIADVRQENVGNIEAVIASLGDLPKVLAKLKSDEALNVLHRAVLRMGVSDLHLEPQANTYEIRARVDGILTLLFSIPSGSSVIDALIKQIKYNSRLKLNISNVPQDGQYFFKTNDRYVDVRVSTLPTKRGESVVLRFLDPKKGLVELSELGFSDFLKTKLEKVLEARNGLILVTGPTGSGKTTTLYSLLQKVNSSEKKIITLEDPVEYHLPGILQSQVDEEQNYTFNSGLRSILRQDPDIVMVGEIRDLETAETSVQASLTGHIVFSTLHTNSAIDAIPRFLNMGVKNYILAPALRAVIAQRLLRKVCPNCGKEREMSTSEKEEIFETLKKMKKPEEKLPPVTSKMREGKGCEECSKTGFRGQMAVAEILIISKEMQDAIYENSSTKEIEKIAIQNGFRTMWEEGILAVLEGKTTLAELKRAVGK; encoded by the coding sequence GTGGCTGATCCACAACCACCTTCCGGCGCTCAGGCTTCGATAACACATCAAGTGATGTCTTCATCTGACTCAAAAGCAACAGTTATATCTGGGGCAATTTCGGACATAAATCAGGAATTTAAGGAAAAGGAAGTGCAAATGAAGGCGCGAGAACTCGGAATCTCATATATTGATGTTTCGCTTGTTCCTATCAATCCTGATCTTCTCGACATTATTCCCGAGGGAGAATCGCAGAAAGCAAAGATAATTCCATTCTTTCGAGTAGGACAAAAGTTAAGAGTGGCGCTCGTGGATCCTGAAAATTTTGAAACAAAACGCGTCCTAAATGAGCTCAAGGAAAAAAATTACGTGGTAAATATGAATCTCTGTTCTGGAGAAGGTCTCAAAAAAGTTCAAGATGTTTATGCCACGAAGAGAGAAAAAAAGAAGGAAGTTATTGCTGATGTGCGTCAGGAAAATGTGGGAAATATTGAAGCGGTTATCGCATCTCTGGGAGATCTTCCCAAAGTACTCGCAAAACTCAAAAGTGATGAGGCGCTCAATGTCCTCCACAGAGCGGTGCTCAGAATGGGAGTTTCCGATCTCCATTTGGAACCGCAAGCAAATACGTATGAAATTCGAGCACGAGTCGATGGTATTCTCACACTCCTATTTTCAATCCCCAGCGGGAGTTCCGTCATTGATGCTCTCATTAAGCAGATAAAATACAACTCCAGACTCAAATTAAATATAAGCAATGTTCCTCAAGATGGACAATATTTTTTCAAAACAAATGATCGATATGTTGATGTTCGTGTTTCAACTCTTCCCACAAAGAGAGGAGAAAGTGTCGTCCTCCGATTTTTAGATCCTAAAAAAGGTCTTGTCGAACTTTCTGAGTTAGGATTTTCCGATTTTTTGAAAACGAAATTAGAAAAAGTTCTCGAAGCGAGGAATGGACTCATTCTCGTAACGGGACCAACAGGAAGCGGAAAAACAACAACGCTGTATTCCCTTCTTCAAAAAGTAAATTCGTCAGAAAAAAAGATTATTACGCTCGAGGATCCAGTAGAATATCATCTTCCGGGGATTCTTCAGTCACAAGTTGATGAAGAGCAAAATTATACTTTTAACAGTGGACTTCGATCCATTTTGCGTCAAGATCCAGACATTGTAATGGTGGGAGAAATTCGAGATCTTGAAACAGCGGAAACTTCAGTGCAGGCATCACTCACAGGACATATTGTCTTTTCAACTCTTCATACGAATTCCGCGATTGACGCTATTCCTCGATTCTTAAATATGGGCGTCAAAAACTATATTCTTGCTCCGGCGCTTCGAGCGGTTATTGCACAACGTCTCCTAAGAAAAGTTTGCCCAAACTGCGGAAAGGAGCGAGAGATGAGCACTTCTGAGAAAGAAGAAATATTTGAGACGCTCAAAAAAATGAAAAAGCCGGAAGAAAAACTTCCTCCTGTTACTTCCAAAATGCGTGAGGGAAAAGGTTGTGAAGAGTGTTCCAAAACTGGATTTCGTGGACAAATGGCGGTTGCAGAAATTTTGATTATTTCCAAAGAAATGCAAGACGCTATTTATGAAAACTCGTCTACAAAAGAAATAGAAAAGATTGCTATTCAAAATGGATTTCGCACCATGTGGGAAGAAGGAATTTTGGCAGTACTCGAAGGAAAAACGACACTTGCGGAGCTGAAGAGAGCGGTGGGGAAGTAG
- the rsmI gene encoding 16S rRNA (cytidine(1402)-2'-O)-methyltransferase: MHMPSGTLFLIATPIGNLEDITLRALRILKESEVIACEDTRHTAKLLSHFGISGKTLISFHSFSGGMKTEKILEMLQSGENVALCSDAGTPGISDPGTALALSALEQGIQILPIPGATALIPALSASGLPTDHFEFFGFLPHKKGRQTLIKKIVQIEHTVILYESTHRIEKFLEEAFENFPKKQLVLARELTKIYEEFLRGTAAELLEILKKFPEKKKGEFVVLISGRKS; the protein is encoded by the coding sequence ATGCATATGCCATCTGGAACTCTCTTTCTCATCGCGACTCCCATTGGAAATCTCGAAGATATAACACTTCGGGCGCTTCGAATTCTGAAAGAATCTGAGGTGATTGCGTGTGAAGACACTCGCCATACCGCAAAACTTCTCTCACATTTTGGTATTTCTGGAAAAACGCTCATTTCATTTCACTCTTTTTCAGGAGGAATGAAAACGGAAAAGATTTTGGAAATGTTGCAGTCTGGCGAAAATGTTGCGCTGTGTTCAGATGCGGGAACTCCCGGAATTTCTGATCCAGGAACAGCACTCGCTCTATCCGCGCTTGAGCAGGGAATTCAAATTCTTCCCATCCCGGGAGCAACGGCGCTTATTCCAGCACTTTCCGCAAGTGGACTTCCGACAGATCATTTTGAATTTTTCGGCTTCTTGCCACATAAAAAAGGAAGACAAACATTGATCAAAAAAATTGTTCAGATTGAACATACGGTCATTCTCTATGAATCGACACATCGAATCGAAAAATTTTTAGAGGAAGCGTTCGAAAATTTTCCTAAAAAACAGTTAGTTCTGGCTCGAGAACTGACAAAAATCTATGAGGAGTTTCTTCGCGGAACTGCTGCAGAGCTTCTCGAAATTCTGAAGAAATTTCCAGAAAAGAAAAAAGGGGAGTTTGTAGTTCTTATCAGCGGGAGAAAGTCCTAA